In Phragmites australis chromosome 17, lpPhrAust1.1, whole genome shotgun sequence, the following are encoded in one genomic region:
- the LOC133896925 gene encoding protein LURP-one-related 4-like, whose translation MAKIQPLPAASSSPSADECQSLQGEQVYTLWMKSLVFNGNGCTVYGADGSVAFRVDNYDFMDGAGEGFGETRLWTCGSECTRPKATEQREDVQDRWVREQIEYKISGAVVVAIGRKQMVSRVFLGEDVLRLTVGSEVDHLPILSMVVVCGLMNRCM comes from the exons ATGGCCAAGATCCAGCCATTGCCTGCTGCTTCATCGTCTCCCTCCGCCGATGAGTGTCAAAGCCTGCAGGGCGAGCAGGTGTACACTCTGTGGATGAAGTCGCTGGTGTTCAACGGCAACGGCTGCACGGTGTACGGCGCCGATGGCAGCGTCGCCTTCCGCGTCGACAACTATGACTTCATGGACGGCGCGG gcGAGGGTTTCGGGGAGACAAGGCTGTGGACCTGTGGTTCAGAGTGCACAAGACCCAAAGCAACGGAACAGCGGGAGGACGTACAGGATCGATGGGTGCGCGAGCAAATCGAGTACAAAATCAGCGGCGCAGTTGTGGTGGCGATCGGGCGGAAGCAGATGGTTTCCAGAGTTTTTCTCGGAGAGGACGTCCTAAGGCTGACAGTGGGGTCGGAGGTGGATCATCTTCCCATTCTGAGTATGGTGGTCGTTTGTGGCCTGATGAACCGTTGCATGTGA